The Gemmatimonas phototrophica region AACGAAACCGGACGCCAGCTGCTCAACCTTCGGCAGTCCCTCCCGTTTGCCGCCAGTGATTTGCCGCAGGAGGTGCAGCTGCAGGAAGCCCTGCAACTGGTGCTCTCCGGGGCGCCCCCCATCTTCCGCGAAATTCACCTCGATGGGCATACCGTGGCGCTGACGGTGCGCGCCTTGAGTGGCGGCGGCGCCGTGCTGGCCATGTACGATCTGACGCAGGTCCGCCGGCTCGAAACGGTGCGCAGTGACTTTGTGGCCAACGTGTCCCACGAGTTGCGCACTCCGCTCACGATCATCGGTGGGTTCGTGGAAACCCTGCAGGACGATGACGTACCGCCCGAGTTGCGGCGGCAATTCCTCGGCATGACGGAAGCGAATGTGCAGCGTATGCAGCGCATCGTGGATGATCTGCTGGACCTGTCGCGGATTGAATCCGGCGGCTGGCGCCCCGCCCCTACGCTGTTGGATTTGCCGGATGTGGCGTTAGAGGTCTTTGCCCCCCTGGAGTTGCGGGCCAGTCAGAAGGGGGTCGCTTTACGTATCGAATTGGCACCGGATGCCACCCAGATCCTGTGCGATCCCACCGCGGCAGGGCAGATCCTGTCGAATCTGGCGGAGAATGCGCTGCGCCACACCACGACCGGTGCCGTCGCCATTTATACGGAACGGGACGGCAACGGCGTGTGGATGGGCGTGCGCGACACCGGATCGGGCATTCCGCCTGAACACCTTCCCCGAATTTTCGAGCGCTTTTACCGGGCCGACCCGGGGCGCTCTCGGGAAGCTGGGGGCACCGGGCTGGGGCTGTCCATCGTCCGCCACCTCGCCGAAGCCCATGGCGGGAAGGTGAAGGCGGAAAGCACCGTAGGGGTGGGGACGACCATCGCGGTGTGGCTACCCGTACAAAAGGCTGCCGGGGCATCGGCATGAGCCACCGCGTTCCGGCCTAGCCTCGCCACGCCGCTGCCGGAGCCGGTCGACGGGATTCGCCGGTTCCGTACTCTCTAGCTGGACTCCGACTGCCGACGCGGACGGCGCCCGGCAAAGGCCTCGGCTATGAGCCGTGGCAGCATGACTCCGGCCGGTCCCTCAATGGGGAGGATGCTCGGCCCCTGCCGCTGCCCTTCCATGGTCGGGTTCACCACAATGACCGTGGCCCCATGCGTGGCCGAAATCCAGGGCAAGGAGGCCGCCGGCTCCACGATATTGGAGGTGCCGACAGACAGAAAGACGTCGCAGGCCACAGCCGCATTTCGTGCCGCCTCGAACGGCGTCATGGGCAAGGGTTCCCCGAACCAGACCACATCGGGGCGCAGCAATGCCCCGCAACTGGGACAGGGTGGGACCTCCCCGTGCAGTTCGTCGGACGGCAGGACACTTCCCGCGCACCCGGCGCTGCAGCGGGCGTGCACCAGTGACCCATGCAACCGCACGACATCCCGGCTCCCTGCCCGCTCGTGCAGGTCGTCCACGTTCTGGGTGACCAGCGTGCAGTGCGCCACCCGGCTGGCCAGGGTGACCAAGGCATGATGGGCCGGATTGGGTTGCGCCGCGCGTACCATGGCCCGACGAGCCGCATACCATTGCCAGACGCGCTGGGGGTGGGTGGCAAAGGCCTCGGGGGTGGCCAGTTCCTGAGGCGAGAACTGGGCCCACATGCCCGTCTGCGCCTCACGGAAGGTCGGAATGCCGCTCTCGGCGGAGACACCGGCCCCCGTAAGCACGCACACATGTTCCGCCGACCGGAGCGCCTTGGCGGCCACGGTCAGCGCTTCGGCGCGGGTTTGCGGGTCGGTGGGGGGCGGGGACGCGACGCGTCGCCGCTGCAGGGTAGGATCTGATGGCACCATACTGGCGCGACAATACAACATCGTCACGAATCGCACCAGATAGGCGGCAGGGTCCGCCAGCCAATGAGGTCAAAATCGATGTGACGGGGACGGGGCGAAGGTCGTGACATGTTCGTTGCAAAACCGTAGGGGTTTCGAAACCTGGGTCACGGAGCTTCCACTGCATCCGGAAGGCACCCTCTGCCATCCGTGAGCTGTGTCCTCTTATCTCCGAACTCTCATGCGGATTTCTGTCAACGAGCTTTTCCGTGCCGCGCGTCGTGTGATGCTGGCGACCACGGTGGCCGTCGTCCCCGCTCTCTTTTCCCAGACGGTGTCGGCGCAAGCGGCTCCGCTGGCTACCGGCAAGATCACCGGGCGCATCCTTGACGGCGCCTCCGGACAGCCCATCGCGGCCGCCCAGATTCAGGTCGTCGGCACCACGCTCGGCGCGCAGTCCGGCGTCGATGGCCGCTACACCATTCTGCGCGTCCCGGCCGGGACGGTCACCCTGACCGTACGGCGTATTGGGTACGGCCCCAAGTCCATTACCGGCATCGTGCTCGAAGCCAGCGGCGCCGTGGAGCAGGACATCTCGCTCAAGAGCGCCGAGTTGCAGCTGGCCGCGATCAGCGTGACGGCAAACAAGGAGAAGGGATCGGTCAACGATGCCCTCAACGCCCAGCGCAACGCCACCAACGTGGTGAATGCGATCACGGCCGAACAGATCGCCCGTAGTCCGGACGGCGATGCGGCGCAGGCGGCGCAGCGTGTCAGTGGTGTGACGGTCCAGGATGGGAAATACCTGCAGGTGCGCGGCTTGTCGGAGCGCTACACCACGGCGTCGCTCAACGGCGCCCGTATTCCGAGCCCTGAGCCGGAGCGCAAGGTCGTACCGCTCGACCTGTTCCCGGCCAGTCTCATTCAGGACGTCACGACCGCCAAGACGTTCACCCCGGACATGCCCGGTGACTTTGCCGGCGCCAACGTAAACATCCGCACCCGTGAGTTCCCGGCGCGCCGACAGGTGAACTACTCCACCAGCTTTGGTTTTGGTGATCGCGTACTCGGCAACGCGCTGCCCTTCGCCCCGCGGGCGGGCGGCGAGCTTTTCGGCAATGCGGCCAGTAACCGCCAGATCCCTCAGGCCATTTCGGGCGCCAATTTTCTCGGGTCGGTCACCCAGCAGCAGTACAACCAGATGGCGCGCCAGCAGCGCAACGTCTGGTCGCCGTCCGTTCGCAACGGCGGCGCCAATGGTTCCTTCGGTATGTCCACCGGAGGGAACACCATCCTTGGCAAGCGTGTCGGCTACGTGTTGAGCGGCAACTACGGCTACTCGGAAGAAGTGCGTGCCGATGAGCGCTATGCCGTTGGCAACCAGGGCGCCAACAACACCGTCGTACCACTCACCGAACTCCGTGGCCAGACGGGCCGTAGCAGCGCCCAGTGGGGCGGTATTGCCAACTTGTCCACCATGGTGGGCAAGAATTCGCGCCTCGCCATCAACAGCACCATGACTCGCAGTGCGGACAACGAAGCGCGCACCGATCGTGGCTTTGACGAAAACCTGAACGACAGCATTCAGCGCACCACGCTGCGCTATGTGGAGCGTGGCGTTGCGACTGTTACGGGCCTCGGCGAGCACCAGCTCAGCGACCGCAACAAGACGGCCTGGTCCGTTTCCTACGGCAACACGGTGCGCCGTGAACCCGACCGCTCCGACGTCGTGTATGCCCGCACGCCGGAAGGTCCGTACCAGATCCTCGCGTCGCTCGACGGTGCGCGTCGTCTGTACTTCGACCTCCAGGAAGACAACCTCACTGGTCAGGTCGACCACACGTTCAACCTTGGCAGCGTATCCAGCCAGAATACGCTCAAGGTGGGTGCCTACTATCGCTCCACGGAACGCACGTCCGACGCTCCGATCTTCGCGTTCATCACGCGGGCCAACCAAAGTGTGGTGCAGCAGTCGCCTGACGTGATCTTTGGTGAAGCGCAGGCCTGTGAGACCTGCACCTCGATCAACGTGCAGCCCATCGGGCAGGCCGGCTCGTACAGCGCGAGCGATCGCACGGGCGCTGGCTACCTGATGACCGACATTGGCCTCACCGACCGCATTCGCATCATTGCCGGCGCGCGTGTCGAGCAGGCTCGCATCACGGTGGCGGCCTCTACGCAGGGTGGCTTTACCACGACGTCTGAACTGGACAACACCGACGTGTTGCCGTCACTGCTGGTGAATTCGAAGCTCACTGAATCACAGAACCTGCGCTTTGGTATCACCCGCACGCTGGCGCGTCCGGAATACCGTGAGCTGGCGCCCGTCACCTTCCGCGATGTGCTGGGCGGTGTGAGCGTCACCGGTAATTCCGATCTCGTGCGGTCGCTGATCGACAACGTGGACCTGCGGTGGGAAATGTTCCCCAACCCGGGAGAAGTGTTGAGCGTGGGCGTGTTTGCCAAACGCTTCGATCGGCCCATCGAGCGCCTCGAACAGGCAACCTCCGGCGCCTATCAGGCCCGCTTCCAGAATGCCATCAGCGCCACCAACCTGGGTGTGGAACTCGAGGCGCGGAAGCAGCTGGGCTTCCTCGGTCGGTGGGCGGAGGCCTTTACCGGCTTCTCCAACCTCACCCTCATGCAGTCGTCGGTGGATCTCGACACGCTTGGTGGGCTGACCGTGACCGACCAAACGCGCCGCCTGGTGGGGCAAGCCCCGTATGTGGTTAACGCCGGGCTCACGTACTCCAACCTCAGCGGCAGTACCAACGCGACCCTTTTGTACAACGTGGTAGGCGAGCGCATCACCGCCGCCGGCGTGGTACCGCTGCCGAACATCGTTGAGAAGCCTCGCCAGTTGGTGGACCTGTCGCTGCGCTTCCCCGTACGCGGCAACCTGTCGGCCCGCCTCGACGCCCGCAATCTGCTCGATGCCCGCTACCGCTTTATGCAAGGGAACCTCGAGCGTGAGGGCTGGAACGCCGGCCGCACGCTCTCGATGGGGCTGAGCTGGAGACAGTAAGGACGTTACACCGCAACATATTTTCGTGACGTTGGTGACATGGCCTGGCCTCGGTGACACAACCGTGACCGGGCCATAACACATTCACCACATAGAAACGCCTTTTTCTTATGGACAGGTGCTGCACGACGCAGTGCCCGCCTCCCCCTAGACTCCAGGCTCCCGATGACGAAGTTCGCGCGCATTCGCGCACTCGCGCTGGCGTCGTTCGCCACGATGGCCCTTTCGGCTTGCGGTGGTGATGACGACCCCATTACACCGCCGACGGTGACCAATGGCTCCTTGGCCATCACCGTGTCCGGCCTTCCCACCGGCACCAACGCCGCGGTGACCGTTACCGGCCCCAACAGCTTTTCGCAGACGGCCACCGGTACCACGACCCTCAGCGTGGTTCCCGGCAGCTACACCGTGGCCGCCGCTCAGGTCACCAGCAACAACGTCCGCTACAACGCGACCATCACGGGTTCGCCCGCCACCGTCGCCTCCAGCCAGACGGCCACGGTGACGGTTGCCTATGCGGTGACGGCAAACCCGACCGTTGTGCTCTCCGGGTCGATCCCCGCCAATCGTACGCTCACGCCCGATACGAACTATGTCCTGCGTGGGTTTGTGTATGTGAACCAGGGCGCCACGCTCACCATCAACGCCGGCACGCGCATTGTCGGTGATACCACCGCACTCGGCTCGGCGCTGTTCGTCCTTCGTGGCGCGCGCATTGTGGCCAACGGTACCGCCGCCGCCCCGATTGTGTTCACGTCGCAGCGTTCGGCCGGCAACCGCGCGCCCGGCGACTGGGGCGGTCTGGTCATTGTGGGCAACGCTCGCGCCAACCGGACCGGCAACGTGATCGTGGAAGGCTCCAACGGTTCCGTGTTGGGGGCCAACCCGGCCGGTGTCATCTACACCGGCGGCACGGTCGACAATGACAACAGCGGGACGCTGCGCTATGTACGCGTGGAGTTTGCCGGCTACGCCACGTTGACCGACGCGGAGCTTAACTCGTTCACGTTCGGCGCGGTGGGCAGTGGCACGACGTTCGAGTACCTGCAGTCTCTGGCTGGCCTCGACGACAGCTTTGAGTGGTTCGGTGGTACGGTGAACGGCAAGTATCTCGTATCGTACGAAGCGGGCGACGACCACTTTGACGGTTCGGAGGGCTACCGTGGCCTCAACCAGTTCTTGATCGCCATGCAGAGCACGTACCTCACGCCGCGTCCCGGCACCGGAGCCGTGTCCACGGATCCGCAGGGACTCGAGATCGACGGGTGCAGCGGCGGCGGATGTGTTGCCCCGAGTGGTGCCAACGCGCAGAGCGCTGGTCGCGACGAAGGCCTGTACAACATGAACGTCTTTGCGAACTTCACGCTGGTTGGTGTTCCCACGGGCGGCGCCACGGTGCCCTCCAGTGGTGGTGTTGGCGCGGTCCTGCGTCGCGGAACGGGTGGCTACTACTTGAACGGTGTTGTGGCGCGTTGGCAGCGTGGCGCCATCTCGCTGCGCGACTCGACCTCCAACAACCGTTTCCAGGCCGACTCCCTCATCGTGCGCAATCTGTACTTCGCCGAGAACGGCGGGACGGATGGCGGCTTTGATGGTACGTCCAACTTCGGTCAGGCGGCAGCATTCACGGCCAAGAATTCGAACATCGTCGTTGGCACCGGCGTGACGGCAACCAGCCTGTTCACGGCGCTCCCCACGACGCCGACCAACGCCGCCAGCCTCGACTGGTCGCCTGCCGCTGGCTCGCCAATCGCCACGGGTGGGTTGAATGCGTTCACCGCGGATCCGCGCATCGCGGCCCGCGTCGGTACGTTCATCACGCCGACCGCCTACCGCGGCGCCGCCGCCCCTGGCGGCACGAAGTGGTGGGAAGGCTGGACCAACTACGCGCGGAACTGACCATCGCCGCCAACGCGGAGTAGCTTTTCCGTTCCGCGCCAGTAGCTGGTGAATTAGACGGCCAGGGTCGCGACTGCGACCCTGGCCGTTTCACTTCTCCCCTGTGTTTTCATGCGACACTTTCTTGCCGCGGTACCTCTCCTGCTTGTCGGCGCCTGCTCAGATACGGCGCCACGAACGGCTGCCGATTCTCAGGCCGCACATGTTGCCGAAGTGGCAGCCGCTGGCGGAACGGTCGATAGCATCTTCCCCATTGCGGAGCAGCTACGGCGTTTCCGCGACGGTCTCCCTTCGGTAGACACCTTGCGGAACGCGGCGACGTCGCGTGATGCGCTGATACGGCAGTTTCTGCGAGCCGTGAGCGCCAGCGATACGCTGACGCTGAATCAACTGGTCCTCGACCGCTCAGAGTTCGCTTATCTGTATTACCCTCATGCAGCCATCAGTCAGCCGCCGTACGAGGCGCCACCACAGTTGCTCTGGGGGCAGATTCTGATGTCCACCAACGACGGATTACCCCGTGTGCTCGCCCGGGCTGCCGGTCAATCTCTGGACCTGTCGCGGGTCACGTGTGCCGATTCGATCGCCACCGAAGGCCCAAACCGCCTGCATGAGAAGTGCGCACTTACGCTTCGCATTGGGAAGGGGTCGGCCATTGAGACCCGGTGGTTTGGCACCATCGTTGAACGGGACGGGCGGTTCAAATTTCTTGGCTACGCGAACCCTCTATGACGCAGCCACGTAAGGGAGGGTGGCGATTCAAACACGTCGCAGCAGCAATCGCGTGCATTGTCATTGGCAGTGCATGTGACCGCACGAACGACGTGCGATTTGCGAAGCCGGATAGCGCCATGGCCGCCCTGCCCGACTCGCAGCGTGTACAACTCAGCGGAACCGGGGCCACGCTGCCGTTCCCGCTTTATGCCCAGTGGTTCAACGCCTACGGGGAGATGGCACCGGTACGTATCAATTACCGCTCCGAAGGATCGGCCAAAGGGCTCGAAGCCCTGCTGACCAGCCAAGCGGACTTCGGGGCGACTGATGTGCCGGTCCCCGACAGTTTGTTGCCGCGTTCCCAGCAAGCCATTGTCCACGTGCCCATGGCCGTCGTGGCAGTTGCCGTGACGTACAATGTGCCCGGGTTGAACCGACCGCTGCGCCTTACGGCAAACGCCATTGCCGGCATTTTCCTTGGCCGCATTTCCCAATGGGATGATCCGCAACTGGTTGCACTCAACCCTGCGGAAACACTACCAGCGCTCCCCATCACGGTCATTCGCCGTTCGGATGGCACGGGGACGTCGTACATCTTCCGTCGCTACCTCGAAACGGCGAGCTCGGTGTGGCGCAATACGCCAATGACGGACCGGGAACCGGCCGGGCAGCGCCTACGGGACGGCAGTGAAGCCGTGGCGTCGGAGGTCAAGGTCACCGAAGGTGCCATCGGCTACCTTGAGGTGGTGTATGCGCGACAGAATCGCCTCCCGGCCGCCCATGTGCAGAACCGCTCGGGGGAGTTTGTCGCAGCGATGCCCTTTGAAATCGCCTCGGCGGCGGTGAGTACGCTGGAGTCGCTCGAACCGCTGGATGACGAAGAAGCCAACGGGTTTCGGGTTTCCCTTTTGGATGCCCCCGGTCCACAAAGCTATCCCTTGGCCTCCTTTACCTGGTGGCTGCTCCGACCGAGTACGATGTCCGAGACATCTCGATTGGAGCTCTCCCGGTTTCTGCACTGGGCGTTGGAGGATGCAACCAATCTGACCTCAACGATGGGGTATGTCCCTCTCCCCTCCACCGTGGCCGGTCGTGTGCTCGACCGCACCGACAAAGCGTTAGGGTGCGCACCTTGCGCACAGCGGCGTCTTTCCGGTACGGTTCGCTGACGCCTCGGGAATGCCCCGTGCGGCGCCCGGACGCCTCTTGGGCGCCGGATCCCCGGTTGCTGGTCCGTTCATGACACTGCCCACCTCGCATCAGGCCGATCTCCGCATCGCGGCCATCGACATCGGCTCCAACAGTGTTCGGCAAATCATTGCCGACGTGTCGTCGGCGGGTGCCATCCGGGTGGTGGATGAGATGAAGGCCATGCCGCGGTTGGGCGACGGCCTCGAAAGCACGGGGGCGCTGTCGCAGATCGCGGTCGATTCCGCCGTCGCCGCGGTGCAGCGTATGGTCATGCTGGCGCGACAGTTGGCTGCTGCCCGCATCGAGATTGTGGCGACCAGCGCAGTGCGTGACGCCAGTAATGCGGCGGTCTTTACGGCACAGGTCCTGGCGGCCACCGGGCACCCGGTACGGGTGCTCAGTGGAGAAGAAGAAGCCCTGCTCTGCTATCGCAGCGCCCTTGCACATTTTGAGCTCGGCGCTGGTCGTACCGTGGTCATGGACATCGGCGGCGGGTCACTCGAGTTGGTGCTGGCCAAGGACGGTCTCATTGAGCGCGTCGCCTCGCTGCCGTTTGGTGCGGTGCGGCTCACCGAAAAATTTCTGACCCCTGCCGTTCGCCCGCGTCGAGTGCGCGCCCTTCGTGAGCATGTACGCGAAGGACTCAAGAAGGCGGTTCCGGTCAAGGATTGGCGTGGCGCGCAGGTGATTGGCTCTGGTGGCACTTTTACCAACCTCGCCGGCATCGTGCTCTCCCGGCAGCGTGTCTCGGTGCGTTCTCCCCATGGCACGCGCGTCACCCGGGCGGAGCTGGAACATGTGCTGGAGTGGTTGCAGCGCATGGAGTCGTACGAACGGCAGCAGGTGCCCGGTCTCAACCCCGCCCGGGCCGATATCATTGTGGCCGGGCTTGCCGTGGCGGCTGAAGTCCTTTCGCGCTTCGACCCCCGGGATCTGCTCACCTCGGCCTACGGAATTCGCGAAGGGCTGCTGCTGGAAGCAGCCAAGGTCACGCCCACGGTGGCCGACCCGGGCGTGGCACGCGAACGCTCCGTACGGGAGTTTGCCGAACGTTGTCATTACGAAGAGCCCCATGCACGACAGGTCATGGCATTGTCGCTGCAACTCTTCGATGCCGTGGCATCACGCCTCGACCTGACGGCCGCCGATCGACGGATCCTGGCGGATGCCGCGCTGCTGCACGATGTGGGATATCACATCAACTACGAGAAGCACCACAAACACTCGTTTCACCTGATCTCCCACGCGGATCTGCTGGGCATGTCCCCATCGGAGCAGATCATGATCGCGCACATTGCCCGCTATCATCGCGGCGCGGCGCCAAAGCTGAAGCACGAAGGCTTCGGTCACCTGGACAAACCGACGCGCGAACGCATTGTGAAGCTGTCGGCCATTCTGCGCTTTGCCGACGGCATGGACCGCGGACATGTAAGTGCCGTGGGCACCATGGCGGTGAAATGGGCGGGAGACGCCCTGCGGGTCACGGTGCATGAGTCCGAGGGAGCCACCAACGTGCGCCTCGAATGCTGGGGCGCCAGTCGCAAACGGAGCCTGCTGGAACAGGTGCTCGACCGGCCGGTGGTGGTCATGTTGCAGGACGGCACGGAAATCAGCGCCGACGAAGAAGGCGACAGCGAGTAGCTCGCCGCCGCCTTCGTTGTCATGGGTTGGCGCCCTTCTTCTTTCGCTTGGGAGGGCGACCGGCCTCGGTGCCCCACGGTTCCCGCATGAGGATCTGGTGCGTGGCGCGAATCGGGACGCCAGTGGCTGGCTTCTGCCGACGGTACTGACCGTCCGGACCAAGCTCCCACGCCTGACGGTTGTCTTCGAGACAGGTTGCCAGCACCGCATCCAATCCCCTGTGGAGTGCGGGATCTTCGATCGGGGTCATGACTTCGACGCGTCGATCAAAGTTGCGGGGCATCCAGTCGGCGGAGCCAATGTAGTACTCGGGATTCCCGGCATTGGCGAAGTAGGAGAGTCGGGAGTGCTCAAGGAAGCGACCAATGATGCTGACGACACGGATATTGTCGCTGATCCCCTTGAGTCCCGGCACCAGACAGCAGATGCCGCGCACAATGAGATCCACCGCGACTCCCGCCTGTGAAGCCCGGTAGAGCGCGGTGATGATTTCG contains the following coding sequences:
- the pstS gene encoding phosphate ABC transporter substrate-binding protein PstS, with protein sequence MTQPRKGGWRFKHVAAAIACIVIGSACDRTNDVRFAKPDSAMAALPDSQRVQLSGTGATLPFPLYAQWFNAYGEMAPVRINYRSEGSAKGLEALLTSQADFGATDVPVPDSLLPRSQQAIVHVPMAVVAVAVTYNVPGLNRPLRLTANAIAGIFLGRISQWDDPQLVALNPAETLPALPITVIRRSDGTGTSYIFRRYLETASSVWRNTPMTDREPAGQRLRDGSEAVASEVKVTEGAIGYLEVVYARQNRLPAAHVQNRSGEFVAAMPFEIASAAVSTLESLEPLDDEEANGFRVSLLDAPGPQSYPLASFTWWLLRPSTMSETSRLELSRFLHWALEDATNLTSTMGYVPLPSTVAGRVLDRTDKALGCAPCAQRRLSGTVR
- a CDS encoding Ppx/GppA phosphatase family protein, whose product is MTLPTSHQADLRIAAIDIGSNSVRQIIADVSSAGAIRVVDEMKAMPRLGDGLESTGALSQIAVDSAVAAVQRMVMLARQLAAARIEIVATSAVRDASNAAVFTAQVLAATGHPVRVLSGEEEALLCYRSALAHFELGAGRTVVMDIGGGSLELVLAKDGLIERVASLPFGAVRLTEKFLTPAVRPRRVRALREHVREGLKKAVPVKDWRGAQVIGSGGTFTNLAGIVLSRQRVSVRSPHGTRVTRAELEHVLEWLQRMESYERQQVPGLNPARADIIVAGLAVAAEVLSRFDPRDLLTSAYGIREGLLLEAAKVTPTVADPGVARERSVREFAERCHYEEPHARQVMALSLQLFDAVASRLDLTAADRRILADAALLHDVGYHINYEKHHKHSFHLISHADLLGMSPSEQIMIAHIARYHRGAAPKLKHEGFGHLDKPTRERIVKLSAILRFADGMDRGHVSAVGTMAVKWAGDALRVTVHESEGATNVRLECWGASRKRSLLEQVLDRPVVVMLQDGTEISADEEGDSE
- a CDS encoding TonB-dependent receptor; its protein translation is MRISVNELFRAARRVMLATTVAVVPALFSQTVSAQAAPLATGKITGRILDGASGQPIAAAQIQVVGTTLGAQSGVDGRYTILRVPAGTVTLTVRRIGYGPKSITGIVLEASGAVEQDISLKSAELQLAAISVTANKEKGSVNDALNAQRNATNVVNAITAEQIARSPDGDAAQAAQRVSGVTVQDGKYLQVRGLSERYTTASLNGARIPSPEPERKVVPLDLFPASLIQDVTTAKTFTPDMPGDFAGANVNIRTREFPARRQVNYSTSFGFGDRVLGNALPFAPRAGGELFGNAASNRQIPQAISGANFLGSVTQQQYNQMARQQRNVWSPSVRNGGANGSFGMSTGGNTILGKRVGYVLSGNYGYSEEVRADERYAVGNQGANNTVVPLTELRGQTGRSSAQWGGIANLSTMVGKNSRLAINSTMTRSADNEARTDRGFDENLNDSIQRTTLRYVERGVATVTGLGEHQLSDRNKTAWSVSYGNTVRREPDRSDVVYARTPEGPYQILASLDGARRLYFDLQEDNLTGQVDHTFNLGSVSSQNTLKVGAYYRSTERTSDAPIFAFITRANQSVVQQSPDVIFGEAQACETCTSINVQPIGQAGSYSASDRTGAGYLMTDIGLTDRIRIIAGARVEQARITVAASTQGGFTTTSELDNTDVLPSLLVNSKLTESQNLRFGITRTLARPEYRELAPVTFRDVLGGVSVTGNSDLVRSLIDNVDLRWEMFPNPGEVLSVGVFAKRFDRPIERLEQATSGAYQARFQNAISATNLGVELEARKQLGFLGRWAEAFTGFSNLTLMQSSVDLDTLGGLTVTDQTRRLVGQAPYVVNAGLTYSNLSGSTNATLLYNVVGERITAAGVVPLPNIVEKPRQLVDLSLRFPVRGNLSARLDARNLLDARYRFMQGNLEREGWNAGRTLSMGLSWRQ
- a CDS encoding SIR2 family NAD-dependent protein deacylase — protein: MTVAAKALRSAEHVCVLTGAGVSAESGIPTFREAQTGMWAQFSPQELATPEAFATHPQRVWQWYAARRAMVRAAQPNPAHHALVTLASRVAHCTLVTQNVDDLHERAGSRDVVRLHGSLVHARCSAGCAGSVLPSDELHGEVPPCPSCGALLRPDVVWFGEPLPMTPFEAARNAAVACDVFLSVGTSNIVEPAASLPWISATHGATVIVVNPTMEGQRQGPSILPIEGPAGVMLPRLIAEAFAGRRPRRQSESS
- a CDS encoding sensor histidine kinase; this translates as MRLTQRLLLQSAVIATLLVVIILGAVEWRVRHRLDLASATQATSSAPLAEDAANAALLAAIRHDVALASGFALVVALLLARSLAKQVTRPMEELRDMARDLAGGDLTARPPRSISGGEVGQLAESLRQVGEQMETRLWEMQSEEALLVALTESLNEGIVAVDARKRVVRINETGRQLLNLRQSLPFAASDLPQEVQLQEALQLVLSGAPPIFREIHLDGHTVALTVRALSGGGAVLAMYDLTQVRRLETVRSDFVANVSHELRTPLTIIGGFVETLQDDDVPPELRRQFLGMTEANVQRMQRIVDDLLDLSRIESGGWRPAPTLLDLPDVALEVFAPLELRASQKGVALRIELAPDATQILCDPTAAGQILSNLAENALRHTTTGAVAIYTERDGNGVWMGVRDTGSGIPPEHLPRIFERFYRADPGRSREAGGTGLGLSIVRHLAEAHGGKVKAESTVGVGTTIAVWLPVQKAAGASA